In Methanomicrobia archaeon, the genomic window CTCGATTTACGAAAGGTCGCCCTTGTGCCGAACCACCATTTGATCTCGAACATCGTGTACGCTGCGCATGGCTGCTGTGTGGACACGCTGATCTGCGATGGCCGGGTGTTAATGGAAGGGCGGACCGTGGCGGGCGAAGCGGAGATCGTGGAGCGTGCACAGGCGGTTGCTCGTGATCTCGTCGATCGTGCCCGTGACTGATCTCATTTGGGGGTTCCGCAGGTTGTACGTACAGCAAAACGGCGATGAGACAATTCGTACTGTATGCCAGCAGGGCAGTAACGAGCCCTGAGTTCTCACTGGATGATCTCCCGGGCAGCGGCGGCCGCATGGACCTCGTGGCGCGCTGTGTCGGGAATGCGCTCTGGCTCAGCCACGCGTTGCGCCGTGATACCTGCATTCATGTGGTCGCCTGCGGTGAGCCACATCCCCCGGTCGTGCTCACCTTTGCTGGTGAGCGGCTGCGCGGGGTCTCGCCCGATGAGCGGAATATCGCGGCATGGATACGGAAGACGCTAGCGGGCACGCGACGAAATCCGGGGATACGGGTGCGTACTATCGGCTTTCAGGAATTGATCGAGGAGCTTGCAGGTGACGGAACGTTCTTTTACGTAGTGCATGAGAACGGAACCGAGCTGGGCACCCGAGCGCTACGCGAGCATGCTGCATTCGTCCTCGGCGATCACGTTGGCCTGCCCCCGATCGAGGAGGCGTTCGTGGAGCGCTTCGAGCACGAGAAGATCTCGCTCGGCCCGATCTCGTATCTTGCCTCGCACTGTGTCACCATACTGCACTACGAACTGGATAAGCGTGAACCTGGTTGGAGGAGAAATGAGCGCGGATAAGGGCGGAGGACAGCTGGGTGTGGAGATAGAGGTAAAGGCCTATGCTGCTGATCTCTGCGCGCTAGAAACGCGCCTGCAGCAGCTGGGCGCGGTCTTTACCGGTGCGGTGCACCAAACGGATAGGTACTTCAATCATCCGCAGCGCGATTTCGCGCAGACCGATGAAGCACTTCGCATACGGATCGCCGATGACCGCGTATTCATGACCTACAAAGGCCGGAAGATGGATAGGGTGAGCAAGACGCGGGAAGAGATCGAAGTTGCTATTGGCGATGCGGCAGCGGCCACGCGGTTACTCGAGCGTTTTGGGTTCACGCCGGTAGAGGCGGTCCGGAAGCTCAGGCGTGAATACCGGCTCGGTGAATTTACCGTCTGTCTGGACGATGTTGCAGGTCTGGGCACGTTCGTGGAAGTGGAGCGCCGGGGAGCAGCGGACGTCGAGAAGGCGCGCGATGGTGCACTTGCGTTACTGGAGCAGCTCAACCTGCACAGGACCGAGCGGCGGTCGTATCTGGAATTGCTGCTCGAGTCGGGGAGCGAATAAAACGTCTGTCGGGCGAGTCGTGAAGCCCGAGTATTGGCCTGCTTGCGCCGTCTATAGCGCCCATAAGGACTCGGTCAGTGGCTCACGACGAGCATGAGTGGCTCGCGAGTATTTATATAGGTTCACTCCACTACTTTATGGATCTAGGAGGTGTAAGGTCGATGAAACGGAAAGCAGAAATGTTCAGCGAAGATGAAGAAGAGCTGCTGCGTATCCTGAAGAAGGGGCAGCGGCAGAAAAAGCGCATGGACTTTGAGGATTGCTGGCTTGGCGTAGACGAAGAGGCATTCATATAACCAGAACGAAAGCCTAACGCTTCCCAGGAACAGCCGAAGTTGGGGGGAGATGAACACGGCGTGTTTGTTCTTCCCTTTTTATTGCCCCCCACCACCCAACGTCATTTCTCGAATTATCTGATCGTTTATGTGCTTGGTGCATCACTCAAGCCGGTGGCACTGGGTAGTTCGTCGGTATGGCGTAAGCACTGCGGTTTCGATCCGCTCTTTCTCACCTGGCGCCGTCGACTTCCCTTCCGATGCTTTCTTTTATGTTCATACCAGCTGCACGTTTAGCAGGTTTCGGTATAGGATTCAGAGCGTCCACGAGCCGCGCGCCGAATTGAAATTGAAAGCGGGTCTGTCAACAAATTGG contains:
- the trmY gene encoding tRNA (pseudouridine(54)-N(1))-methyltransferase TrmY; protein product: MRQFVLYASRAVTSPEFSLDDLPGSGGRMDLVARCVGNALWLSHALRRDTCIHVVACGEPHPPVVLTFAGERLRGVSPDERNIAAWIRKTLAGTRRNPGIRVRTIGFQELIEELAGDGTFFYVVHENGTELGTRALREHAAFVLGDHVGLPPIEEAFVERFEHEKISLGPISYLASHCVTILHYELDKREPGWRRNERG
- the cyaB gene encoding class IV adenylate cyclase; the protein is MSADKGGGQLGVEIEVKAYAADLCALETRLQQLGAVFTGAVHQTDRYFNHPQRDFAQTDEALRIRIADDRVFMTYKGRKMDRVSKTREEIEVAIGDAAAATRLLERFGFTPVEAVRKLRREYRLGEFTVCLDDVAGLGTFVEVERRGAADVEKARDGALALLEQLNLHRTERRSYLELLLESGSE